From one Gallionella capsiferriformans ES-2 genomic stretch:
- a CDS encoding efflux RND transporter periplasmic adaptor subunit, which yields MSALKSNKVRWAMLGVVLVAGVLVLHRAPAEKGIPQSAKPALTVVTTTLKSAQWQQTLQANGSIVAWQEAIIGSEITGVRIADVRVSVGDEVVRGQVLATLANDTLQANEAESQAALRESEAVLADASANAARIRKLFESGFVSAQQAGQAVTLENTARAKLDAQRARLKVSAQRLAQQNITAPDAGVISARNATVGAITQPAAELFRLIRQGRLEWHADVTADELGLIKKGMKVELTTAQGKPVQGVVRAVSPAINQQTRYGQVLVNLPADSELVAGMFAKGVFLAGENTATVLPQSAVLLRDNSAFVFVLGADSHVAAKKIITGRRQGNLIEIVSGLSPEVQVVESGGAFLVEGDLVRVAGRAQ from the coding sequence TTGAGTGCATTGAAATCGAATAAAGTCCGCTGGGCGATGCTAGGCGTGGTCTTGGTGGCAGGCGTGCTGGTGTTGCATCGTGCGCCGGCTGAAAAAGGCATCCCCCAGTCTGCTAAACCCGCACTGACAGTGGTCACGACCACGTTGAAATCGGCACAGTGGCAGCAAACGCTGCAGGCGAACGGCAGCATCGTGGCGTGGCAGGAGGCGATCATCGGATCGGAAATTACCGGCGTGCGCATCGCAGACGTGCGGGTGAGCGTGGGCGACGAGGTTGTGCGCGGACAGGTGCTGGCTACGCTTGCAAACGATACTTTGCAGGCAAATGAGGCTGAGTCTCAGGCAGCCTTGCGGGAGAGCGAGGCCGTGCTGGCTGATGCATCGGCCAATGCCGCGCGCATACGCAAACTGTTTGAATCGGGTTTTGTCAGCGCGCAGCAGGCGGGACAGGCTGTGACGCTGGAAAATACGGCGCGCGCCAAACTGGACGCGCAACGCGCCCGTCTGAAGGTCAGCGCACAACGACTGGCGCAGCAAAATATCACCGCGCCAGATGCGGGGGTGATTTCAGCGCGCAACGCCACGGTGGGCGCGATCACGCAGCCTGCTGCGGAACTGTTCAGACTGATCCGTCAGGGCAGGCTGGAATGGCACGCCGATGTGACGGCAGACGAGCTGGGGCTGATCAAAAAAGGCATGAAAGTCGAATTGACTACGGCGCAGGGTAAGCCGGTGCAGGGGGTGGTGCGCGCGGTATCGCCTGCGATCAATCAGCAGACGCGCTACGGGCAGGTGCTGGTCAATCTGCCGGCTGATTCGGAACTGGTTGCAGGTATGTTTGCCAAGGGAGTATTTCTCGCAGGTGAAAACACGGCAACGGTATTGCCTCAGTCGGCCGTACTGTTGCGTGACAATTCAGCGTTTGTGTTCGTGCTTGGGGCCGATTCCCATGTTGCGGCGAAAAAAATTATCACCGGGCGACGTCAGGGCAATCTGATTGAGATTGTCAGCGGACTCTCGCCTGAGGTGCAGGTGGTCGAATCGGGTGGGGCATTTCTGGTCGAGGGTGATCTGGTGCGTGTAGCAGGACGCGCTCAATGA
- a CDS encoding SAM-dependent methyltransferase: MSVWNARYAGEEYHFGTEPNAFLVSQQNRLQPGTSCLAVADGEGRNGVWLTEQGLQVLSVDSASVAVEKARALAQLRGVKMDCELVDLAHWDWPESRFDLVAGIFIQYANPAAREQQFAGIKRCLKPGGLLLLQGYTPRQLEYKTGGPSAAENLYTEALLRDAFADMDILHLTEHDSELCEGAGHCGMSALIDLVARKRT; the protein is encoded by the coding sequence ATGAGCGTATGGAATGCGCGTTATGCGGGTGAGGAATATCATTTTGGCACCGAGCCGAATGCCTTTTTAGTCTCGCAGCAGAACCGTCTGCAACCCGGTACGTCCTGTCTTGCCGTGGCGGACGGCGAAGGGCGTAACGGCGTGTGGCTGACTGAACAAGGTTTGCAGGTTTTATCGGTGGATAGTGCCAGCGTGGCGGTTGAAAAGGCGCGCGCGTTAGCGCAACTGCGCGGCGTCAAGATGGACTGTGAATTAGTCGATTTGGCGCACTGGGACTGGCCGGAAAGTCGTTTCGATCTGGTTGCCGGTATCTTTATACAGTACGCGAATCCGGCTGCGCGCGAACAGCAATTTGCAGGCATCAAACGCTGCTTAAAACCCGGCGGGCTGTTGCTGCTGCAAGGCTATACGCCGCGCCAGCTGGAATATAAAACCGGCGGGCCTTCTGCTGCGGAGAATCTGTATACGGAGGCACTCTTGCGCGATGCGTTTGCCGATATGGATATTCTGCATCTGACAGAACATGACAGCGAACTATGTGAAGGCGCAGGCCATTGCGGCATGTCGGCGCTGATCGATCTGGTCGCGCGTAAACGCACCTGA
- the asd gene encoding archaetidylserine decarboxylase (Phosphatidylserine decarboxylase is synthesized as a single chain precursor. Generation of the pyruvoyl active site from a Ser is coupled to cleavage of a Gly-Ser bond between the larger (beta) and smaller (alpha chains). It is an integral membrane protein.), which produces MFDRLAVLLQYLLPKQTLTEIAGKVASAQASWTPSLIKWFIARYNVNMAEAANPDVQSYATFNDFFTRALKSDARPLASATYVCPVDGAISQFGAIENDQLFQAKGHTYSTTALVGGDATLAAQFQDGSFATIYLSPRDYHRIHMPCDGRLTRMIYVPGDLFSVNPVTARGVPGLFARNERVVCVFDTAQGEFVLTLVGATIVGSMATVWHGVVNPPRTGEVREWRYDDQQINLKKGDEMGRFLLGSTVVMLFPKDTLKFNAQWAPQLPVRMGEGMGL; this is translated from the coding sequence GTGTTCGATCGTCTCGCAGTTCTCTTGCAATACCTTCTTCCAAAACAGACTCTGACCGAAATCGCCGGAAAAGTCGCCAGTGCGCAGGCCTCATGGACGCCCTCGTTGATCAAGTGGTTCATCGCACGTTACAACGTGAACATGGCGGAAGCGGCCAATCCCGATGTGCAGAGTTATGCCACTTTCAATGATTTTTTCACACGCGCCTTAAAGTCTGATGCGCGTCCTTTGGCGTCGGCTACCTATGTTTGTCCGGTCGATGGCGCGATCAGCCAGTTCGGAGCGATTGAAAATGATCAGCTGTTTCAGGCGAAAGGTCACACCTATTCGACGACCGCGCTGGTCGGCGGCGATGCTACGCTGGCGGCACAGTTTCAGGACGGCAGCTTTGCCACCATCTATCTGAGTCCTCGCGATTATCACCGCATCCACATGCCTTGCGACGGACGCCTGACGCGCATGATCTATGTGCCGGGCGATCTGTTTTCGGTGAATCCTGTGACCGCGCGCGGCGTGCCGGGTTTGTTTGCGCGCAATGAACGGGTAGTGTGCGTCTTTGATACCGCGCAGGGTGAGTTTGTTTTGACGCTGGTCGGTGCGACCATCGTCGGCAGTATGGCGACCGTCTGGCATGGCGTGGTTAATCCGCCGCGTACCGGCGAGGTGCGTGAATGGCGCTACGACGATCAGCAAATTAATCTGAAAAAGGGCGATGAAATGGGGCGCTTTTTGCTAGGTTCCACGGTCGTGATGCTGTTCCCGAAAGACACGTTGAAATTTAACGCGCAATGGGCGCCGCAGCTGCCCGTGCGCATGGGCGAGGGGATGGGATTATGA
- a CDS encoding GTP pyrophosphokinase has protein sequence MNFDDYEKRYFSLYTEYAETVRFIIEKAIAATGGLPVLQSIQARAKAPDRLKDRLEEVGLIESQNIEEDRKDLAGIRLIFYTNTDVDRFLASRLIFENFEIDLQATKIHHPTKENEGTRYQAIHYVVSLKEERAKLPEYAKFKKLRCEIQIHTILNHAWSETSHDILYKDRPHAGFGSKAMESISKRFNNIMDTYLMPAGYEFQRVQHDYERLQQGKKLFDRGAIASLLSAKNNNERYDLLVSLKEVALPNYDDIAAIFSDLYEPLLESAKLARSTPDEQIDTPFGKLKGKSSTDVLRVIVQIFDYLRYVNIEKTFNAYCELFEAESDADVRKQILDSVKRLSEYEFKTWNQVGPQIQQFLANMLSQMKPERQASLRSLIITAWRELLAGDISGTTWSADSVTWQTGALPVSDTLKQIRGLAIAGLFDLFQSAQTDKEKRDVLSALDAAAQLPHQAAYSNELMALTLVNSKQIVDFYIGASDTLSYELLEHVEHKLLWNYRRTPQLANDEGGKFNCQAEAQALIGAIEAFRDRINTNDDFVRYKTLVGYEAVFPQHWINNKFDYQEVEKYRKKQIDQFVNSIIAENEAEWFACMERCALTKSNDLATFPTFVTFVVALSKTKPAVVDRYLEAATENLLNFLPGFLDGLAQSGNEDIYLRVVARFIEQGTQLTALARHWRNSKPAQPSLIFEVLRKAIAAKDNIAVIECMLFSMEESGSQRVPPSNDLFRPALVYLTESKDARWVHGAWFLGEIPDFFKHLSDDDASLLLQNLVPAPRIEFDSERLLELIAEHHLQAVWKYFGDRLIYEADKGEDDKYEAIPYGFGGLEKQLSRDVSLAISFGRTWFAQDKEIFQYRGGRLLSSAFPHCAETFAQALANLVTNGNDTDADFVLDVMQNYNEEPSTHEVLKRIVDRYSQDDSKLNRVEICFDKTGVVMGEFGFADAYRAKKQSILAWVDDPRLAVRNFAEAHSAELDVRIASEQKRADERIEMRRRKFDVDLGSDGNGES, from the coding sequence ATGAATTTTGATGATTACGAAAAACGGTACTTTTCGCTCTACACCGAATATGCAGAGACCGTGCGGTTCATTATAGAGAAGGCAATAGCCGCTACTGGCGGTTTGCCTGTCCTTCAGTCAATTCAAGCGCGAGCAAAAGCGCCGGACAGACTGAAAGATCGCCTTGAGGAAGTAGGCTTGATTGAGTCGCAGAACATTGAAGAGGATCGAAAGGACCTCGCTGGGATCCGACTGATCTTTTACACAAATACTGACGTTGATAGGTTTTTAGCATCTCGCCTTATTTTCGAGAATTTCGAGATTGACTTGCAGGCCACTAAGATTCACCACCCTACGAAAGAAAATGAGGGCACGCGATACCAAGCAATACACTATGTCGTAAGCCTGAAAGAAGAGCGCGCCAAGCTTCCGGAATATGCAAAGTTCAAAAAATTGCGCTGTGAAATTCAAATCCACACCATCTTGAATCATGCATGGTCTGAAACTTCACACGATATTCTTTACAAGGATCGTCCGCATGCCGGGTTTGGCTCCAAGGCAATGGAGTCCATTTCCAAACGCTTCAACAACATCATGGACACGTATCTGATGCCAGCTGGCTACGAGTTTCAGCGAGTTCAGCATGATTACGAGCGGCTTCAACAAGGCAAGAAGCTTTTCGACAGAGGCGCTATTGCATCGCTACTCAGTGCAAAGAATAACAACGAGCGATACGATCTTCTCGTGTCTCTAAAGGAAGTCGCATTACCCAATTACGACGACATCGCGGCGATTTTCAGTGATCTGTACGAACCATTACTCGAAAGTGCCAAACTGGCGCGATCAACACCAGACGAGCAAATCGACACGCCATTCGGTAAGCTTAAAGGTAAGAGCTCAACTGATGTATTGCGTGTCATCGTTCAGATTTTTGATTACCTTCGATATGTAAATATTGAGAAAACATTCAACGCTTACTGCGAACTATTTGAGGCGGAGTCAGACGCTGATGTGCGTAAACAAATTCTGGATAGTGTAAAGCGCCTATCCGAATACGAGTTTAAAACTTGGAATCAAGTTGGGCCACAAATTCAGCAGTTTCTGGCAAATATGCTTTCTCAAATGAAGCCAGAGAGACAAGCATCCCTCCGCTCACTAATCATAACTGCATGGCGCGAACTATTAGCCGGAGACATCTCGGGTACGACTTGGTCAGCCGATTCAGTGACATGGCAAACCGGAGCCTTGCCTGTATCGGACACGCTAAAACAGATACGAGGTCTGGCTATCGCTGGTCTATTCGACCTCTTTCAAAGTGCGCAAACAGACAAGGAGAAAAGGGATGTTTTATCCGCCTTGGATGCCGCTGCACAGTTGCCCCATCAAGCTGCATACTCCAATGAATTGATGGCGCTTACCCTTGTCAATTCAAAGCAAATAGTCGATTTTTATATAGGAGCGTCTGACACGCTTTCCTATGAACTGCTGGAACATGTCGAGCATAAGCTTCTGTGGAATTATCGACGTACTCCCCAACTTGCTAATGACGAAGGAGGCAAGTTCAATTGCCAAGCTGAAGCCCAAGCACTCATCGGCGCTATCGAGGCATTTCGTGACCGCATAAATACGAACGATGATTTTGTGCGTTATAAGACGCTCGTGGGGTACGAGGCAGTCTTTCCACAACATTGGATCAATAATAAATTCGACTACCAAGAAGTCGAGAAGTATCGAAAAAAACAAATAGACCAGTTTGTGAATTCCATAATTGCCGAAAACGAAGCTGAATGGTTTGCGTGCATGGAGCGATGTGCTCTTACCAAGTCAAACGACTTGGCTACCTTCCCAACCTTCGTTACCTTTGTTGTGGCTCTGTCGAAAACAAAGCCTGCGGTTGTTGATAGATACCTTGAGGCTGCAACAGAGAACCTTCTTAATTTCTTGCCGGGTTTTCTTGATGGGCTAGCTCAAAGCGGTAATGAGGATATTTACCTGCGTGTGGTGGCAAGGTTTATAGAACAAGGGACACAACTAACAGCGCTGGCAAGACATTGGAGAAATTCAAAGCCAGCGCAGCCCTCGCTGATTTTCGAAGTTCTCAGGAAGGCGATTGCCGCTAAAGACAATATTGCAGTTATCGAATGCATGCTCTTTTCGATGGAAGAAAGCGGGAGCCAAAGAGTTCCACCAAGCAATGACCTCTTCCGCCCCGCGTTGGTTTACCTGACAGAAAGCAAGGACGCGCGTTGGGTGCATGGGGCTTGGTTTTTGGGGGAAATACCAGACTTCTTTAAGCACTTGTCTGACGATGACGCCTCACTCCTATTGCAAAACCTTGTCCCAGCACCGCGAATCGAGTTCGACTCTGAAAGGCTGCTTGAGCTGATTGCCGAGCATCACCTCCAAGCTGTCTGGAAGTACTTCGGCGACCGGCTAATCTACGAGGCAGATAAAGGAGAAGATGATAAATACGAAGCCATACCATATGGATTTGGTGGACTTGAAAAACAACTCTCGCGAGACGTCTCACTCGCAATATCATTCGGACGCACTTGGTTTGCTCAAGATAAAGAAATATTTCAATACAGAGGTGGACGCCTACTAAGTTCGGCATTTCCACACTGTGCTGAGACTTTTGCGCAGGCGTTGGCTAACCTAGTAACTAACGGCAACGATACCGATGCAGATTTTGTGTTAGATGTTATGCAAAACTATAATGAAGAGCCTTCCACTCACGAAGTTCTCAAACGAATCGTGGATCGCTATTCTCAGGACGATTCAAAACTAAACAGGGTGGAAATTTGTTTCGACAAGACTGGCGTGGTAATGGGGGAGTTTGGATTTGCCGACGCATATCGAGCAAAAAAACAATCCATATTGGCATGGGTGGATGATCCACGCTTGGCAGTCCGCAATTTTGCCGAGGCTCATTCTGCGGAGTTAGATGTCCGCATTGCTTCAGAGCAAAAGCGAGCTGATGAACGCATCGAAATGAGACGTCGCAAGTTTGATGTCGACCTCGGTTCCGATGGCAATGGGGAATCATAA
- a CDS encoding AEC family transporter has protein sequence MNNLLLLVLCFVAGMLLRYFRRMPDNAPATLNSFIIHVSLPALSLLYIHRLTLSGDILLTGLMAWLVFGLSAGFFYFVGRWLKLPRATTGALILVGGLGNTSFFGLPMVEAFYGSSGLTTAIIADQLGSFFALSILGITVAGIYSSGRPTAMQIFKRIALFPPFISLAIALLLIPVEYADWFTVLLKRLGDTLAPLALLSVGLQLRLGHVSEHKRNLALGLGFKLILAPLAVLLLYVPILGAHGQAIQVTLFEAAMPPMITAAIVAAEHDLDPPLVNLMVAVGLIASFFTLTGWWWLMRGI, from the coding sequence ATGAACAATCTGCTGCTGCTCGTCCTCTGTTTTGTCGCAGGTATGCTGCTGCGGTATTTTCGACGCATGCCGGACAATGCGCCGGCAACGCTGAACAGTTTTATTATTCACGTGTCATTGCCGGCCTTGTCGCTGCTGTACATTCATCGGCTGACACTCTCGGGCGATATTCTCCTCACAGGCTTGATGGCTTGGCTGGTGTTCGGGCTGTCGGCAGGCTTTTTCTATTTTGTCGGGCGCTGGCTGAAATTACCGCGAGCCACCACAGGCGCGTTAATTCTGGTGGGCGGTTTAGGCAATACCTCGTTTTTCGGTCTGCCGATGGTGGAGGCGTTTTACGGGTCCTCGGGCCTGACCACCGCCATTATCGCCGATCAACTAGGCTCCTTCTTTGCCTTATCTATTCTGGGCATCACCGTGGCGGGTATTTACTCATCGGGGCGTCCGACGGCGATGCAGATTTTCAAGCGCATCGCCTTGTTTCCGCCTTTCATTTCATTGGCGATTGCTTTGCTGCTGATACCAGTCGAGTATGCCGACTGGTTTACCGTGTTACTCAAACGCTTAGGGGATACACTGGCGCCGTTGGCTTTGCTGTCGGTCGGTCTGCAACTGCGCCTCGGACATGTCAGCGAGCACAAGCGCAATCTGGCGCTGGGTTTAGGATTTAAGCTGATTCTGGCGCCGCTTGCCGTTTTGCTGCTGTATGTGCCGATACTGGGTGCGCACGGTCAGGCGATTCAGGTCACGCTGTTTGAAGCCGCGATGCCGCCTATGATTACGGCGGCTATTGTCGCCGCCGAGCACGATCTGGATCCGCCGCTGGTGAATCTGATGGTCGCGGTAGGACTGATTGCGTCCTTCTTCACCCTCACCGGGTGGTGGTGGCTGATGCGGGGTATATAG
- the thrC gene encoding threonine synthase: MKYISTRGQSPAKTFTEILLAGLAPDGGLYLPEEYPQVTRAELDAWRTLSYADLAYAVLSKFATDIPAADLQAIVARTYTADIYNNGRADSDFSQITPLRTLVPGVHILELSNGPTLAFKDMAMQLLGNLFEYALDKQHQELNILGATSGDTGSAAEYAMRGKRGIRVFMLSPNGKMSAFQRAQMYSLQDENIHNIAINGMFDDAQDMVKAVSNDHAYKAAHKIGTVNSINWGRVSAQIVYYFKGYFAATQSNDEQVAFSVPSGNFGNICAGHIARMMGLPIGQLILATNENDVLDEFFRTGAYRPRGTDHTYQTSSPSMDISKASNFERFVYDLVGRDGEKVREFWSRVDAASSTDTAAFDIKGSDCWHELAKFKFSSGKSTHLDRLKTIRELWEEYGVMVDPHTADGLKVGLEQRRPGLPLICLETALPAKFEETIVEALGRKPERPESMMGIEELPQKVEVMDADVMQLKAFISAHIPN, from the coding sequence ATGAAATACATCTCCACACGCGGGCAGTCGCCTGCCAAGACGTTTACCGAAATCCTGCTGGCAGGCCTGGCGCCCGATGGCGGATTGTATCTGCCTGAGGAATATCCGCAGGTCACGCGCGCTGAGCTCGATGCATGGCGCACGCTGTCCTATGCGGATCTGGCGTATGCGGTGCTGTCCAAGTTTGCCACTGACATTCCGGCAGCGGATTTGCAGGCGATCGTCGCACGAACCTATACGGCTGACATCTATAACAACGGTCGTGCAGATTCTGACTTTTCCCAGATTACCCCGTTGCGCACCCTGGTGCCGGGCGTGCATATACTCGAATTGTCCAACGGGCCGACGCTGGCGTTCAAGGACATGGCGATGCAGCTGCTGGGCAACCTGTTCGAATACGCGCTGGACAAGCAGCATCAGGAGCTGAATATTCTCGGCGCGACCTCGGGCGACACCGGATCGGCTGCCGAATACGCGATGCGGGGAAAACGCGGCATCCGTGTGTTTATGCTCTCGCCGAACGGGAAAATGTCGGCCTTCCAGCGCGCGCAGATGTATTCGCTGCAGGATGAGAATATCCACAATATCGCGATCAACGGCATGTTCGACGACGCGCAGGATATGGTCAAAGCCGTGTCCAATGATCACGCTTACAAGGCCGCTCACAAGATTGGCACCGTCAATTCGATCAACTGGGGGCGTGTGTCGGCGCAGATCGTGTATTACTTTAAGGGCTATTTCGCGGCGACCCAATCGAACGACGAGCAAGTTGCGTTTTCCGTGCCGTCGGGCAATTTCGGCAATATCTGTGCAGGTCACATCGCGCGCATGATGGGATTGCCGATCGGTCAGCTGATTCTGGCCACCAACGAAAACGATGTATTGGACGAATTTTTCCGCACGGGGGCTTATCGTCCGCGCGGCACAGATCACACCTATCAGACCAGCAGCCCGTCGATGGATATTTCCAAAGCGTCCAATTTCGAGCGTTTCGTGTACGATCTGGTCGGACGCGATGGCGAGAAGGTGCGGGAATTCTGGAGCCGAGTGGATGCTGCCAGTTCAACAGATACCGCTGCGTTCGACATCAAGGGAAGTGACTGCTGGCACGAGCTGGCAAAGTTTAAATTCTCGTCGGGAAAAAGCACTCATCTGGATCGCCTCAAAACGATCCGTGAGTTGTGGGAAGAGTACGGCGTGATGGTGGATCCGCATACCGCAGATGGGCTGAAGGTCGGCCTTGAGCAGCGCCGTCCCGGTCTGCCGCTGATCTGTCTGGAAACAGCACTGCCCGCCAAGTTCGAAGAAACCATCGTCGAGGCATTGGGGCGCAAACCTGAACGTCCGGAGTCGATGATGGGAATCGAAGAACTGCCGCAAAAAGTCGAGGTGATGGATGCGGATGTGATGCAGCTCAAGGCATTCATTTCTGCGCACATCCCTAATTGA
- a CDS encoding homoserine dehydrogenase, whose protein sequence is MKPINVGLLGIGTVGGGTFTVLQRNCDEITRRAGRPIRIVAVADKNLELAKQVTGGACRLTDDAFSVVTDPEVDIVIELIGGYGVAKQLVMQAIENGKHVVTANKALLATHGNEIFKAAQDKGVMVGFEAAVAGGIPIIKAVREGLTANRIEWIAGIINGTTNFILSEMRDKGLSFDTVLKEAQRLGYAEADPTFDIEGVDAAHKITILASLAFGIPMQFDKAYIEGISKLDAVDIKYAEQLGYRIKLLGITRRTDEGVELRVHPTLIPAKRLIANVEGAMNAVLVQADAVGATLYYGKGAGAEPTASAVIADLVDITRMHTADPENRVPHLAFQPDAMVELPMLAMDDVTTSYYLRLRVADKTGVLADITRILADEQISIDAVIQKEPADGETEADLIMLTHQTREKCIKAAIVKIEGLGVVTGHVTKLRMEELGK, encoded by the coding sequence ATGAAACCAATCAACGTAGGACTCTTAGGTATCGGCACCGTAGGCGGCGGCACATTTACCGTATTGCAGCGCAACTGTGATGAAATCACCCGTCGCGCCGGTCGTCCGATCCGCATTGTGGCCGTGGCGGATAAAAATCTGGAACTGGCAAAGCAGGTAACAGGCGGCGCATGTCGTCTGACCGATGATGCGTTCTCGGTGGTGACTGACCCTGAAGTGGATATCGTGATCGAGTTGATCGGCGGCTATGGCGTTGCCAAGCAGCTGGTGATGCAGGCCATCGAAAACGGTAAACATGTGGTCACGGCCAACAAGGCGCTCTTGGCGACCCACGGCAACGAAATTTTCAAGGCGGCACAGGACAAAGGCGTGATGGTCGGTTTTGAGGCTGCGGTTGCAGGCGGCATCCCCATCATCAAGGCGGTGCGTGAAGGCTTGACGGCCAATCGCATCGAGTGGATCGCCGGTATCATCAACGGCACGACCAACTTCATTTTGTCGGAAATGCGCGACAAGGGGCTCTCTTTCGACACCGTGTTGAAAGAAGCGCAGCGTCTGGGTTATGCGGAAGCGGATCCAACTTTCGATATCGAAGGCGTGGATGCGGCACACAAGATCACGATACTGGCATCTCTGGCTTTTGGTATTCCGATGCAGTTCGACAAGGCTTACATCGAAGGCATTTCCAAACTCGATGCGGTCGACATCAAATACGCAGAACAACTGGGTTACCGCATCAAGCTGCTGGGGATAACCCGCCGCACGGATGAGGGCGTCGAGTTGCGCGTGCACCCGACGCTGATTCCGGCTAAGCGTTTGATTGCAAATGTTGAAGGCGCGATGAACGCGGTGCTGGTACAGGCCGATGCGGTTGGCGCTACCTTGTATTACGGCAAGGGCGCAGGAGCGGAACCGACTGCCAGTGCGGTGATCGCGGATCTTGTGGATATCACGCGCATGCATACGGCGGATCCTGAAAATCGCGTCCCTCACTTAGCATTCCAGCCTGATGCGATGGTCGAATTGCCGATGCTGGCGATGGATGACGTTACCACCAGTTACTATTTGCGTCTGCGTGTCGCGGATAAGACCGGCGTGCTGGCCGACATCACGCGCATTCTGGCGGATGAGCAGATCTCGATCGACGCGGTGATTCAGAAAGAGCCGGCGGACGGCGAAACTGAAGCCGATCTGATCATGCTGACCCATCAGACGCGCGAAAAATGCATTAAGGCGGCGATCGTTAAGATCGAAGGTTTAGGCGTGGTAACAGGTCACGTAACCAAGCTGCGCATGGAAGAACTGGGTAAATAA
- a CDS encoding pyridoxal phosphate-dependent aminotransferase: MKPILKSTKLANVCYDIRGPVMERAKQMEEEGQRIIKLNIGNLAPFGFEAPEEVQQDVILNLPNSSGYSDSKGMFAARKAIMHYCQSKKIMGVGLDDIYIGNGASELIVMAMQGLLNTGDEVLVPAPDYPLWTAAVTLAGGTPRHYICDEANEWNPDMDDMRSKITPNTRAIVVINPNNPTGALYSDEILQQIIQLAREHQLIVFADEIYDKVLYDGATHTSMASLADDVLFVTMNGLSKNYRACGYRAGWMVVSGQKKHAQDYINGLTILASMRLCSNVPGQFAIQTALGGYQSINDLVAPNGRLCKQRDLAYKLLTEIPGVTCVKPKAALYLFPRLDPEIYPIENDQQFILELLEAEKVLVVQGSGFNWKSPDHFRVVFLPNADDLTDAIGRIARFLEHYRKTHGK, translated from the coding sequence GTGAAACCAATTTTAAAATCCACCAAGCTGGCTAACGTATGTTACGACATTCGCGGGCCGGTTATGGAGCGCGCCAAGCAGATGGAAGAGGAAGGGCAGCGCATCATCAAGCTGAATATCGGCAATCTTGCGCCGTTCGGTTTTGAAGCGCCTGAAGAGGTTCAGCAGGATGTGATTTTGAATCTGCCCAACTCGTCCGGTTATTCGGACTCCAAGGGGATGTTCGCCGCCCGCAAGGCGATCATGCACTACTGTCAGTCCAAGAAGATCATGGGCGTGGGGCTGGATGATATTTACATCGGTAACGGGGCGTCGGAACTCATTGTGATGGCGATGCAGGGCTTGCTCAATACAGGTGACGAAGTGCTGGTGCCGGCGCCCGATTATCCGCTCTGGACGGCCGCCGTGACATTAGCTGGCGGTACGCCGCGTCATTACATTTGCGACGAGGCCAATGAGTGGAATCCGGATATGGATGACATGAGGTCCAAGATCACGCCAAATACGCGCGCGATTGTGGTCATCAATCCGAACAATCCGACCGGCGCTTTGTATTCCGATGAAATTCTGCAGCAGATCATCCAGCTGGCGCGCGAGCATCAACTGATCGTTTTTGCCGATGAAATTTACGACAAGGTGCTGTATGACGGTGCAACGCATACGTCCATGGCGTCGCTTGCCGATGATGTATTGTTTGTGACCATGAACGGCCTGTCGAAAAATTACCGCGCTTGCGGCTACCGCGCCGGCTGGATGGTAGTGTCAGGGCAGAAAAAACACGCGCAGGACTACATCAACGGCCTGACCATACTCGCTTCGATGCGTCTGTGTTCTAACGTTCCCGGTCAATTTGCGATTCAAACCGCGCTGGGCGGCTATCAGAGCATCAACGATCTGGTCGCACCCAACGGCCGCCTGTGCAAACAACGCGATCTGGCCTACAAACTGCTCACCGAGATTCCCGGCGTTACCTGCGTTAAACCCAAGGCGGCGTTGTATCTTTTTCCGCGTTTGGATCCGGAAATCTATCCGATCGAGAACGATCAGCAGTTCATCCTTGAATTGCTGGAAGCCGAGAAAGTGCTGGTTGTGCAGGGCAGCGGATTTAACTGGAAATCGCCTGATCATTTCCGTGTGGTGTTTTTGCCCAATGCAGATGATTTGACAGACGCGATCGGGCGCATCGCGCGCTTTTTGGAACACTACCGCAAGACACACGGCAAATAA